In Nitrobacteraceae bacterium AZCC 1564, the following proteins share a genomic window:
- a CDS encoding putative nicotinamide N-methyase (product_source=COG3897; cath_funfam=3.40.50.150; cog=COG3897; pfam=PF10294; superfamily=53335), with amino-acid sequence MEYSESLTHTITDKDAFIRANTRLRPVPLAPEISLYVADEAVPLWHKTEEEIGEAGLPPPFWAFAWAGGQALARHILDHPALVRGKTILDLASGSGLVGIAAMKARAAAVTVADIDTFACAAAKLNAAHNHVHLSVTEDDLLLGVSLLSWDIILAGDIFYERDTAQRAFDFLQRHAAKGATVLIGDPGRSYLPRDKLRRIADYSVPVTRDLEDADIKETAVWTL; translated from the coding sequence GTGGAATATAGCGAATCGCTCACACATACCATCACCGACAAGGACGCATTTATCCGCGCCAACACCCGGCTTCGCCCAGTCCCACTGGCACCTGAAATCTCGCTCTACGTGGCGGATGAAGCCGTGCCGCTCTGGCATAAGACCGAGGAAGAAATCGGCGAGGCCGGACTGCCGCCGCCGTTTTGGGCGTTTGCTTGGGCCGGCGGCCAGGCGCTTGCCCGGCATATCCTGGACCATCCGGCACTCGTTCGCGGCAAGACGATTCTGGATCTTGCCAGCGGCTCCGGACTTGTCGGAATTGCCGCGATGAAGGCTCGAGCGGCGGCGGTGACCGTTGCGGATATCGATACCTTCGCGTGTGCAGCCGCGAAGCTCAACGCAGCACACAACCACGTTCACTTATCCGTCACGGAAGACGACCTGCTTCTCGGGGTAAGTTTACTCTCTTGGGATATCATCCTTGCGGGGGATATCTTTTACGAACGCGATACCGCGCAGCGCGCATTCGATTTTTTACAGCGGCACGCCGCAAAGGGCGCTACGGTACTGATCGGCGATCCGGGGCGCAGCTATCTGCCCCGCGACAAATTGCGCCGTATTGCCGACTACAGTGTACCTGTCACCCGTGACCTTGAGGATGCCGATATCAAGGAGACTGCGGTGTGGACGCTTTGA
- a CDS encoding acetyl-CoA synthetase (product_source=KO:K01895; cath_funfam=2.30.38.10,3.30.300.30,3.40.50.980; cog=COG0365; ko=KO:K01895; pfam=PF00501,PF13193,PF16177; superfamily=56801; tigrfam=TIGR02188) encodes MSDKIYDVSADWAKRAYIDDAKYREMYARSIKDPSGFWGEEAAKRVHWIHPFSKVDNVSFEPGNISIKWFEDGVLNAAYNCIDRHLAKRGDQVAIIWEGDDPSDSKKITYRELHDEVCKMANILRLRNVAKGDRVTIYMPMIPEAAYAMLACARIGAIHSVVFGGFSPDSLAQRIIDCKSKVIITADEGVRGGRKIPLKANVDAAIAKVGDVDHVIVVRRTGGKVDMNPVRDVWYHEAADMVTTDCPVEHMNAEDPLFILYTSGSTGQPKGVLHTTGGYLVFAAMTHQYVFDYHDGDIYWCTADVGWVTGHSYILYGPLANGATTLMFEGVPNYPDNSRFWQVIDKHKVNTFYTAPTAIRALMQSGDEPVKKTSRASLRLLGSVGEPINPEAWEWYYRVVGDNRCPIVDTWWQTETGGILITPLPGATKLKPGSATRPFFGVVPEIVDADGKVLEGEAQGNLCLARSWPGQMRTVYGDHARFEQTYFSTYKGKYFTGDGCRRDADGYYWITGRVDDVINVSGHRMGTAEVESSLVAHESVSEAAVVGYPHDIKGQGIYAYVTLMKGVEPSEALRKELVAWVRKDIGPIASPDLIQFAPGLPKTRSGKIMRRILRKIAEDEPSSLGDTSTLADPAVVQDLVSNRQNKKANA; translated from the coding sequence ATGTCCGACAAGATTTACGATGTGTCCGCGGATTGGGCGAAGCGTGCCTACATCGATGACGCTAAGTATCGCGAGATGTATGCGCGCTCGATCAAGGACCCGAGCGGCTTCTGGGGCGAGGAAGCGGCCAAGCGAGTTCACTGGATTCATCCCTTCAGCAAGGTCGACAACGTTTCCTTCGAACCCGGCAACATCTCCATCAAGTGGTTCGAAGATGGCGTTCTGAACGCGGCGTATAACTGCATCGACCGCCATCTTGCGAAGCGTGGCGATCAGGTCGCGATCATCTGGGAAGGCGACGATCCGTCCGACTCGAAAAAGATCACCTATCGCGAGCTGCACGATGAAGTGTGCAAGATGGCGAACATCCTGCGATTGCGGAATGTCGCCAAGGGCGATCGCGTCACCATTTACATGCCGATGATTCCGGAAGCGGCCTACGCCATGCTCGCCTGCGCGCGGATCGGCGCGATTCATTCGGTGGTGTTCGGCGGATTCTCTCCCGATAGCCTTGCTCAGCGCATTATCGACTGCAAATCGAAAGTCATCATCACCGCCGACGAGGGCGTGCGTGGCGGCAGAAAGATTCCGCTCAAGGCCAATGTCGATGCGGCCATCGCCAAGGTCGGCGACGTCGACCATGTGATTGTCGTGCGCCGCACCGGCGGCAAGGTCGACATGAATCCGGTTCGCGACGTCTGGTATCACGAAGCGGCCGACATGGTGACCACCGACTGCCCCGTGGAGCATATGAACGCGGAAGATCCGTTGTTCATTCTCTACACCTCGGGCTCGACCGGCCAACCGAAAGGTGTGCTCCACACCACTGGCGGTTACCTGGTGTTTGCAGCGATGACCCACCAATACGTGTTCGACTATCACGACGGCGATATCTATTGGTGCACCGCGGACGTCGGCTGGGTCACGGGCCACAGCTACATTCTTTACGGGCCGCTCGCCAACGGCGCGACCACGCTGATGTTTGAAGGTGTGCCGAACTATCCGGACAATTCGCGATTCTGGCAGGTCATCGACAAGCACAAGGTCAACACATTCTACACTGCACCCACCGCAATCCGCGCGCTGATGCAGTCGGGCGACGAACCGGTGAAGAAGACATCGCGGGCGAGCCTTCGCTTGCTGGGTTCGGTCGGCGAGCCAATCAATCCGGAAGCATGGGAATGGTATTATCGCGTGGTCGGTGACAACCGCTGCCCGATTGTCGACACGTGGTGGCAGACCGAAACCGGCGGCATTCTCATCACACCGCTGCCGGGCGCGACGAAGCTCAAGCCTGGCTCAGCGACCCGGCCCTTCTTCGGCGTCGTTCCCGAGATCGTGGATGCCGACGGCAAGGTCCTCGAAGGCGAAGCACAGGGCAATCTGTGTCTTGCACGATCATGGCCCGGTCAGATGCGCACGGTTTATGGCGATCACGCCCGCTTCGAGCAGACTTACTTCTCGACCTACAAAGGCAAGTACTTCACCGGCGACGGCTGCCGGCGCGATGCGGACGGCTATTACTGGATCACCGGCCGCGTTGACGACGTAATCAATGTCTCCGGTCACCGCATGGGCACCGCAGAAGTTGAAAGCTCGCTCGTGGCGCACGAAAGCGTATCGGAAGCCGCCGTCGTCGGTTATCCGCACGACATCAAAGGCCAAGGCATCTACGCCTATGTGACACTGATGAAGGGTGTCGAGCCCAGCGAAGCACTGCGCAAGGAATTGGTCGCGTGGGTGCGCAAGGATATCGGCCCGATCGCCTCGCCAGACCTGATCCAGTTCGCGCCGGGCCTGCCGAAGACGCGTTCCGGCAAGATCATGCGCCGCATCCTGCGCAAGATTGCCGAAGATGAGCCCTCAAGCCTCGGTGACACCTCGACCCTGGCCGATCCCGCCGTGGTCCAAGATCTCGTCAGCAATCGGCAGAACAAGAAAGCCAACGCTTAA
- a CDS encoding N-acetylneuraminic acid mutarotase (product_source=COG3055; cath_funfam=2.120.10.80; cog=COG3055; pfam=PF01344,PF13964; smart=SM00612; superfamily=117281) has product MDRRTFIAGAALAFGVTSIRAQHAQHQQAPLSQATPSADPFANLRSGAPHHITPDEQAQRVTDSPAPLGEPGKWVTRAALPLPRSEMAWATAWAGRVHIVGGYGEGRVDRAYHHIYDPSADQWLNGAPLPRGANHVAVAADAGRVYALGGFIEQNRNPDHNAYAYDVASNRWDKIAPLPRPRGAGAAVALNGRIHLIGGASEPTMERASVGWHEIYDPQADRWTTLKALPGARDHVGCVAYNGVIHIVGGRFNTFEYNTDLHHVYLPERDTWETRAPLPTTRSGHGLVVYRDRLFAMGGEAGIVRNGQITQGKVFGQMESYDPATDTWQSHAPMPTPRHAVGAAAIGDWIYVAGGGAVTGGAVQSAVHEAFTIA; this is encoded by the coding sequence ATGGATCGCAGAACGTTCATTGCCGGAGCGGCGCTGGCATTTGGTGTCACATCTATCCGAGCCCAACATGCGCAGCATCAGCAGGCGCCGCTGTCACAAGCGACGCCTTCCGCCGATCCATTTGCCAATCTGCGAAGCGGCGCGCCGCATCACATCACGCCGGACGAACAGGCCCAACGCGTCACTGACAGCCCGGCGCCGCTAGGTGAGCCGGGAAAATGGGTGACCCGCGCGGCCCTGCCCCTTCCTCGCAGCGAGATGGCATGGGCCACCGCTTGGGCAGGCCGCGTTCACATCGTCGGGGGCTATGGCGAAGGACGCGTCGATCGCGCCTACCATCACATCTACGACCCGTCCGCCGATCAGTGGCTCAATGGTGCGCCATTGCCGCGTGGTGCAAACCATGTCGCGGTGGCGGCGGACGCCGGCCGCGTGTATGCGCTTGGCGGCTTCATCGAACAGAACCGCAATCCCGACCACAATGCTTACGCTTACGACGTGGCCAGCAACCGGTGGGATAAGATCGCGCCACTTCCTCGCCCACGCGGCGCTGGCGCAGCGGTCGCGCTGAACGGCCGCATTCATCTGATCGGCGGCGCGTCTGAACCCACAATGGAGCGCGCCAGTGTCGGCTGGCACGAAATCTATGATCCTCAGGCTGACAGGTGGACGACGCTCAAGGCGCTACCGGGTGCGCGGGACCATGTCGGCTGCGTTGCATACAACGGCGTGATCCATATCGTCGGCGGCCGCTTCAACACCTTTGAATACAACACCGATCTGCATCACGTGTATCTACCGGAGCGCGACACCTGGGAAACGCGAGCTCCGCTACCGACCACGCGCTCCGGCCACGGCCTTGTGGTTTATCGCGACAGATTGTTTGCGATGGGCGGCGAGGCGGGCATCGTCCGCAACGGTCAGATCACTCAAGGCAAGGTGTTCGGTCAGATGGAAAGCTACGATCCCGCAACGGACACATGGCAAAGCCATGCGCCGATGCCAACGCCCCGTCACGCCGTCGGCGCGGCGGCGATCGGCGACTGGATCTATGTCGCGGGCGGTGGGGCGGTGACCGGCGGCGCTGTGCAGTCCGCCGTACACGAGGCGTTCACGATCGCTTGA
- a CDS encoding lipoprotein-anchoring transpeptidase ErfK/SrfK (product_source=COG1376; cath_funfam=2.40.440.10; cleavage_site_network=SignalP-noTM; cog=COG1376; pfam=PF03734; superfamily=141523): MLRKFTVAIAATMAIGLTGTAAQARPDVVASPAGYAPGTIVVKTKERRLYYVLGDGHAVRYPVGVGKPGKQWAGTTRIDGKYRQPAWSPPADVKRDNPSIPDVIAGGSPANPMGVAAMTLAGGEYAIHGTNRPNSVGGYVSYGCVRMFNEDISDLFERVSVGTPVVMTR, encoded by the coding sequence ATGTTGCGTAAATTCACGGTGGCAATTGCAGCCACCATGGCGATTGGCCTGACAGGAACTGCTGCGCAGGCGCGCCCCGATGTTGTGGCGTCGCCTGCCGGCTATGCGCCAGGTACCATCGTCGTGAAAACGAAAGAGCGCCGCCTGTACTACGTCCTCGGTGATGGGCACGCGGTCCGATATCCGGTCGGTGTCGGCAAGCCTGGAAAGCAATGGGCTGGAACGACGCGCATTGATGGCAAATATCGTCAGCCAGCCTGGTCGCCACCCGCCGATGTGAAGCGCGATAACCCGAGCATTCCGGATGTGATTGCTGGCGGGTCACCCGCGAATCCAATGGGGGTTGCCGCGATGACGCTCGCTGGTGGCGAGTATGCGATTCATGGCACCAACCGTCCAAATTCTGTCGGCGGCTATGTCTCATACGGATGCGTCCGCATGTTCAACGAAGACATTAGCGACTTGTTTGAGCGCGTGTCTGTCGGCACGCCAGTGGTGATGACTCGCTGA
- a CDS encoding hypothetical protein (product_source=COG5508; cog=COG5508; pfam=PF07896; superfamily=58096) has protein sequence MNDEPAHPRKPLSPAAQRALAEAEERRQKAAQEKTQPAPKEIQGPKGPEPTRFGDWETKGIASDF, from the coding sequence ATGAACGACGAACCAGCTCACCCGCGCAAGCCACTGTCGCCGGCCGCGCAGCGCGCACTGGCGGAAGCGGAGGAGCGGCGTCAAAAAGCGGCTCAGGAAAAGACGCAACCGGCTCCCAAGGAAATCCAGGGCCCCAAGGGGCCCGAACCGACACGATTTGGCGACTGGGAAACCAAGGGGATCGCCTCCGATTTCTGA
- a CDS encoding 16S rRNA (cytosine967-C5)-methyltransferase (product_source=KO:K03500; cath_funfam=1.10.940.10,3.40.50.150; cog=COG0144; ko=KO:K03500; pfam=PF01029,PF01189; superfamily=48013,53335; tigrfam=TIGR00563) has translation MAIVATFVAIFPLRDCFPHMKPSRFAPPTEAPGLAARRIAADILDGVLHKRRMLDDQLDGAGAHPGLKTLSDRDRALMRRLVATILRRLGTLGHVLSRLLDRGIPTDAPRAQSALLIGAAQILWMDVPDHAAVDLSVRLVQADRRAAKYAGLVNAVLRRCAREGQPLIDEVKAEMLDLPPWLVTRWIKAYGEDTARAMAAAISVEPALDLTVKSDPDGWAARLHGEVLATGTVRTLLHGSVTMLPGFAEGQWWVQDAAAAIPARLFGDVTGKTIVDLCAAPGGKTAQLVHAGASVTAVDRSPNRVARLKDNLSRLALDAKTVVADATEWQSEQAGTLFDGILIDAPCAATGTIRRHPDVAWLKQEADIGALSALQKRLLQKAVTLLKPKGTLVYCTCSLEPEEGEQAIASLLATEPDMQRLPVTAGEVGGLDEILTADGDIRTLPSHLPHNDPRLGGLDGFFAARLVKS, from the coding sequence ATGGCCATCGTTGCGACGTTCGTCGCGATCTTTCCACTTAGAGACTGTTTTCCGCACATGAAGCCTTCGAGATTCGCCCCGCCGACCGAGGCACCCGGCCTCGCAGCGCGCAGGATCGCGGCCGACATTCTCGATGGCGTGCTGCACAAGCGGCGGATGCTTGACGATCAACTCGATGGTGCTGGCGCGCATCCGGGGCTGAAGACGCTATCGGACCGGGATCGCGCACTGATGCGCCGGCTGGTGGCGACAATCCTGCGTCGCCTGGGCACCCTCGGTCATGTTCTCTCGCGGCTGCTTGACCGCGGCATCCCCACGGACGCCCCGCGCGCGCAAAGCGCGCTGCTGATTGGCGCCGCGCAAATTCTCTGGATGGATGTGCCCGATCATGCCGCGGTCGATCTGTCCGTAAGACTGGTGCAGGCGGACCGGCGGGCCGCGAAATATGCCGGCCTCGTCAACGCTGTGCTGCGGCGGTGTGCCCGCGAAGGGCAACCGCTGATCGACGAAGTTAAAGCGGAGATGCTCGATCTGCCGCCCTGGTTGGTCACACGCTGGATCAAGGCCTACGGCGAAGACACAGCGCGTGCGATGGCGGCCGCCATCAGCGTGGAACCAGCCCTCGATCTCACCGTCAAATCCGATCCTGACGGCTGGGCCGCGCGCTTGCATGGCGAAGTACTTGCAACCGGAACGGTCCGAACCTTGCTGCATGGATCCGTGACGATGCTACCCGGATTTGCCGAAGGCCAGTGGTGGGTTCAGGACGCCGCCGCTGCTATTCCAGCACGCCTGTTCGGAGACGTCACAGGCAAAACCATCGTTGATCTTTGCGCCGCGCCCGGCGGCAAAACAGCGCAGCTCGTTCACGCCGGAGCGAGCGTGACGGCTGTCGACCGCTCGCCCAATCGTGTTGCCCGCTTGAAAGATAACCTTTCGCGCTTGGCGCTCGACGCAAAAACAGTCGTTGCGGACGCGACCGAATGGCAGAGCGAGCAGGCTGGGACACTGTTCGATGGCATTCTGATTGATGCGCCCTGCGCCGCCACTGGCACCATCAGGCGACATCCCGATGTCGCCTGGCTGAAGCAGGAGGCCGATATCGGCGCTCTCTCCGCGCTGCAGAAGCGACTTCTGCAAAAAGCCGTTACCCTGCTGAAGCCCAAAGGAACATTGGTCTACTGCACCTGTTCACTGGAACCTGAAGAGGGCGAGCAGGCCATTGCCTCGCTTCTTGCGACGGAACCCGATATGCAACGTCTACCTGTCACGGCCGGCGAAGTCGGTGGCCTGGATGAAATCCTGACCGCGGATGGGGATATCCGGACACTGCCGTCGCATCTGCCGCACAACGACCCCCGCCTTGGCGGCCTCGACGGCTTCTTCGCGGCACGCCTGGTGAAATCCTGA